Proteins from one Candidatus Thermoplasmatota archaeon genomic window:
- a CDS encoding MoaD/ThiS family protein has protein sequence MLVKVILTPEKERKEVELPKNTKIYDLVKKLNLNPDTVIVLRGDTPVPIDDVLDKEETLEIVRVISGG, from the coding sequence ATGCTGGTTAAAGTAATTTTAACCCCTGAGAAAGAGCGAAAGGAAGTAGAACTACCGAAAAATACAAAAATTTACGATTTAGTTAAAAAACTAAATTTGAATCCCGACACGGTAATAGTACTAAGAGGCGATACACCAGTACCAATTGATGATGTATTGGACAAGGAAGAAACTCTAGAAATTGTAAGAGTAATTTCTGGAGGTTGA